The following proteins are encoded in a genomic region of Planctomycetota bacterium:
- a CDS encoding BatA domain-containing protein: MSFLNPIFAILGVALVAIPVIIHILNRRRFKRVKWAAMEFLLKAMKKNRKRLRFESWLLLLTRCAIVALIGMALARPMGCGDGTLAQLAGRPSGLHVIVLDTSGSMRYQRTDGTTNFERAKDVVRRIIDRLDTGGERVAVVTTGGSARLLFGEPTFDLTAALDAMADAEVSFAGTDLNGAFSAAMELGTFASDEPTRVLHLVTDAAEGAWSDNRLPELAPALAETFTDIVHHDVADVAPTNTAVADLGTSAGLIRSGFNNTLDAELRGFGNVGTADVVARLDGQSLPLTTNVISPTPTGESVLVSPNLADGGRHVLEVLVTGGDPLPADDVRRGVIDVAAALPVLIVEGRRGIDALSGSGAVLDTALAPPFDDAAPGTDTRSYVRTELISDLELEAQVLGSYRAVYLADVGNISDAAADALRKYVETGGTLFVFLGGQVDIDDYNQTLGGRGLLPGGLVQLVRVDGVGRRVDFDPNDVLHPFLAAFSRVSRSGLDTATVSQYFRITPSVDTAETVLSLQPEADRAADPLILTHRVGSGRVVTLATSTAYADGEWNTLISKPVFVSLIHELLSKSAGGGDRWLNVEVGEPLVLPAAVRVTETPMLRTADGDSSLLDRGDDGVWRSEPIERPGMLTLDVGTATYPIAANMPAQESDIRRLDEAALRDALGGIELTFADVDSEVGLETTNNDFGWPLLLSVLGLVAAETWMALKFGHSKG, encoded by the coding sequence ATGAGTTTTCTCAACCCCATCTTCGCCATCCTCGGTGTCGCGCTGGTCGCGATTCCGGTGATCATTCACATTCTCAACCGCCGACGGTTCAAGCGGGTGAAGTGGGCGGCGATGGAGTTTCTGCTCAAGGCCATGAAGAAGAATCGCAAGCGGCTGCGGTTCGAGTCGTGGCTGCTGTTGCTCACCCGTTGCGCGATCGTGGCGTTGATCGGAATGGCACTCGCCCGACCGATGGGGTGTGGCGACGGAACACTCGCCCAGCTCGCCGGTCGGCCGTCGGGGTTGCACGTGATCGTGCTCGACACCTCCGGCTCGATGCGTTACCAACGAACCGACGGAACGACCAACTTCGAGCGGGCCAAGGACGTCGTTCGCCGCATCATCGATCGGCTCGACACCGGCGGCGAACGGGTTGCCGTCGTGACGACCGGCGGTTCGGCGCGGTTGCTCTTCGGTGAGCCGACGTTCGATCTGACCGCCGCGCTCGACGCCATGGCCGATGCGGAAGTGAGCTTTGCCGGGACCGATTTGAACGGAGCGTTCTCCGCGGCCATGGAACTCGGCACGTTCGCATCGGATGAGCCGACGCGGGTGCTCCATTTGGTGACCGATGCGGCGGAGGGGGCGTGGTCGGACAATCGCCTTCCAGAGCTGGCCCCGGCGTTGGCCGAGACGTTCACCGACATCGTGCATCACGACGTGGCCGATGTCGCGCCGACGAACACCGCCGTCGCCGATCTGGGCACGTCCGCCGGCCTGATCCGTAGCGGCTTCAACAACACCCTCGACGCCGAGCTACGCGGCTTCGGTAACGTCGGCACCGCAGATGTCGTCGCCCGGCTCGATGGCCAGTCGTTGCCGCTCACGACCAATGTGATTTCACCGACGCCGACCGGCGAGTCGGTGCTGGTTTCGCCCAACCTCGCCGACGGCGGGCGGCACGTGCTGGAGGTGCTGGTGACCGGCGGCGATCCGTTGCCGGCCGACGATGTTCGGCGTGGGGTGATCGATGTCGCGGCGGCGTTGCCAGTGTTGATCGTCGAAGGCCGACGTGGCATCGACGCACTCTCGGGTAGCGGGGCGGTGCTCGATACGGCGCTCGCGCCGCCGTTCGATGATGCCGCCCCCGGCACCGACACCCGCAGTTACGTTCGCACCGAACTCATCAGCGATCTCGAACTCGAAGCCCAGGTGCTCGGTAGCTACCGGGCCGTGTACCTCGCCGATGTCGGCAATATCTCCGATGCCGCAGCCGACGCACTTCGAAAGTACGTCGAGACCGGCGGCACATTGTTCGTGTTCCTCGGCGGTCAGGTCGACATCGACGATTACAACCAAACCCTCGGCGGTCGTGGTCTGTTGCCCGGCGGGCTCGTCCAACTCGTCCGCGTGGACGGTGTGGGGCGTCGCGTGGACTTCGATCCTAACGACGTGCTTCATCCGTTCCTCGCGGCATTTTCACGTGTGAGCCGCAGCGGTCTCGATACGGCGACCGTCTCGCAGTACTTCCGCATCACGCCAAGCGTCGACACTGCCGAGACCGTGCTGTCATTGCAGCCCGAAGCCGATCGCGCTGCCGATCCGCTGATCCTCACCCATCGCGTCGGCAGCGGCCGGGTCGTGACGCTTGCCACGTCAACCGCCTACGCCGATGGCGAGTGGAACACGCTGATTTCCAAGCCGGTGTTCGTCAGTCTCATCCATGAGTTGCTGTCCAAGTCGGCCGGCGGCGGGGATCGTTGGCTTAACGTCGAGGTGGGGGAGCCGTTGGTTCTCCCGGCGGCGGTGCGGGTGACGGAAACGCCCATGCTACGAACGGCCGACGGCGATTCGTCATTGCTCGATCGCGGTGACGACGGTGTCTGGCGTAGCGAACCGATCGAACGGCCCGGCATGCTGACGTTGGACGTCGGCACCGCGACCTATCCGATCGCCGCGAACATGCCGGCTCAGGAAAGCGACATCCGCCGGCTCGACGAGGCGGCGTTGCGTGACGCGCTGGGCGGGATCGAACTGACTTTCGCCGACGTCGATAGCGAGGTTGGTTTGGAAACGACGAACAACGACTTCGGCTGGCCGTTGCTACTGAGCGTGCTCGGCCTGGTCGCCGCCGAAACCTGGATGGCCCTGAAGTTTGGACATAGCAAGGGATAA